One segment of Cynocephalus volans isolate mCynVol1 chromosome 8, mCynVol1.pri, whole genome shotgun sequence DNA contains the following:
- the LOC134383220 gene encoding translation machinery-associated protein 7-like, producing MSSHEGGKKQPLQQLKKQAKEMDKEDKAFKQKQKEEQKKLEELRVKATGKGPLATGGIKKSGKK from the coding sequence ATGTCCAGCCACGAAGGTGGCAAGAAGCAGCCCCTGCAACAGCTCAAGAAGCAGGCCAAGGAGATGGACAAGGAAGATAAGGCTTTCaagcagaaacaaaaagaggAGCAGAAGAAACTAGAGGAACTGAGGGTGAAGGCCACGGGAAAGGGCCCCCTGGCCACAGGTGGAATTAAGAAATCTGGCAAAAAGTAA